One genomic window of Aethina tumida isolate Nest 87 chromosome 3, icAetTumi1.1, whole genome shotgun sequence includes the following:
- the LOC109607370 gene encoding INO80 complex subunit C yields MSSEEVKVEPKPIFKANSFQQAKTGGKKRTWKSLKQIIASEKALTWPEGTVHYGSINAPPSFKPAQKFSDLSGLPAPYTDPQTRLRFANKEEYATLTDLPMDITAGYLALRGATSIVG; encoded by the coding sequence atgaGCAGTGAAGAGGTTAAAGTCGAACCAAAACCAATATTCAAAGCCAATTCGTTTCAACAAGCAAAAACTGGTGGAAAGAAACGGACCTGGAAGTCTCTAAAGCAAATCATTGCATCAGAGAAAGCTCTAACATGGCCTGAAGGGACAGTTCATTATGGTTCAATTAACGCACCACCTTCCTTTAAACCTGCCCAAAAATTTTCGGATTTGTCTGGTTTACCTGCACCTTACACCGATCCACAGACGAGATTACGATTCGCCAACAAAGAAGAGTATGCAACTTTAACTGACCTACCAATGGATATAACTGCTGGGTATTTGGCACTACGGGGTGCTACAAGTATTGTTGGATAG